One Nocardia sp. BMG111209 DNA segment encodes these proteins:
- the gap gene encoding type I glyceraldehyde-3-phosphate dehydrogenase, which yields MTVRVGINGFGRIGRNFFRAVEAQKALGTTDIEIVAVNDLTDNATLATLLKYDSILGRLPQDVSLDGDDTIVVGDQRITALAIKEGPSALPWGDLGVDVVVESTGIFTNAAKAKGHLAAGAKKVIISAPATDEDITIVMGVNHEKYDGSQNIISNASCTTNCLGPLAKVLNDEFGIVKGLMTTIHAYTQDQNLQDGPHKDLRRARAAALNIVPTSTGAAKAIGLVLPELNGKLDGYSLRVPIPTGSITDLTADLAKKASIADINAAFKAAAEGPLKGILKYSTDPIVSSDIVTDPHSSIFDAPLTKVIDDQVKVYSWYDNEWGYSNRLADLIGLVGKSL from the coding sequence GTGACTGTCCGGGTTGGGATCAACGGCTTCGGCCGTATCGGGCGTAACTTCTTCAGGGCGGTCGAGGCGCAGAAGGCCCTCGGCACGACGGACATCGAGATCGTCGCCGTCAACGACCTGACCGACAACGCCACGCTGGCGACGCTGCTCAAGTACGACTCGATCCTGGGCCGCCTGCCGCAGGATGTCTCGCTCGACGGTGACGACACCATCGTCGTCGGTGACCAGCGGATCACCGCGCTGGCCATCAAGGAGGGCCCGTCGGCCCTGCCGTGGGGCGACCTGGGCGTGGATGTCGTGGTCGAGTCGACCGGCATCTTCACCAACGCGGCAAAGGCCAAGGGCCACTTGGCCGCGGGCGCCAAGAAGGTCATCATCTCGGCGCCGGCCACCGACGAGGACATCACCATCGTGATGGGCGTCAACCACGAGAAGTACGACGGCAGCCAGAACATCATCTCCAACGCCTCGTGCACCACCAACTGCCTCGGCCCGCTGGCCAAGGTGCTGAACGACGAGTTCGGCATCGTCAAGGGCCTGATGACCACGATCCACGCGTACACCCAGGATCAGAACCTGCAGGACGGCCCGCACAAGGATCTGCGCCGCGCCCGTGCCGCCGCGCTGAACATCGTGCCGACCAGCACCGGCGCCGCCAAGGCGATCGGCCTGGTGCTCCCGGAGCTCAACGGCAAGCTCGACGGCTACTCGCTGCGGGTGCCGATCCCCACGGGCTCGATCACCGACCTCACCGCCGACCTGGCGAAGAAGGCGTCGATCGCGGATATCAACGCCGCGTTCAAGGCCGCCGCCGAGGGCCCGCTGAAGGGCATCCTGAAGTACAGCACCGATCCGATCGTGTCCAGCGACATCGTGACCGATCCGCACTCGTCGATCTTCGATGCGCCGCTGACCAAGGTCATCGACGATCAGGTCAAGGTGTACTCCTGGTACGACAACGAGTGGGGCTACTCCAACCGCCTGGCCGACCTCATCGGTCTCGTCGGCAAGTCGCTGTAA
- a CDS encoding TetR/AcrR family transcriptional regulator, with product MVQQAQGTAGGRSPEDMPAWQLARRRRIVDAALAALAESEYEQIQIRDVAQAAGVALGTLYRYFSSKEHLYAAVLQSWAEPASRSFDARSAGLDPVERIRVRMRRVIRAFERQPRLYKVQVSLQGTTDPQARALLSDFARTAQGWLTADFAALGPGHDRDTAAMLWSVISAMLSDAVIHGGRPMADVYRLADRFIDLVEPRLRAAL from the coding sequence ATGGTTCAGCAGGCACAGGGTACGGCCGGTGGCCGGTCGCCGGAGGATATGCCGGCCTGGCAATTGGCCCGGCGGCGCCGCATCGTCGACGCCGCCCTGGCCGCGCTGGCCGAATCCGAGTACGAGCAGATCCAGATCCGCGATGTGGCCCAGGCGGCGGGGGTGGCGCTCGGTACCCTCTACCGCTACTTCTCCTCCAAGGAGCATCTGTACGCCGCGGTCCTGCAATCCTGGGCGGAACCCGCGAGCCGATCGTTCGACGCCCGGTCGGCCGGACTCGATCCGGTGGAGCGGATCCGGGTGCGGATGCGCCGGGTGATCCGCGCGTTCGAGCGGCAGCCGCGGCTGTACAAGGTGCAGGTGTCGTTGCAGGGCACCACCGATCCGCAGGCCCGGGCTCTGCTGTCCGACTTCGCCCGCACCGCGCAGGGCTGGCTGACCGCGGATTTCGCCGCCCTCGGCCCCGGCCACGACCGGGATACCGCGGCCATGCTGTGGTCGGTGATCAGCGCGATGCTGTCGGACGCGGTGATCCACGGCGGGCGGCCGATGGCCGATGTCTACCGGCTGGCCGACCGCTTCATCGATCTGGTCGAACCACGCCTGCGCGCCGCGCTCTGA
- the yvcK gene encoding uridine diphosphate-N-acetylglucosamine-binding protein YvcK: MTDRNETAADDSAGGPAVAALGGGHGLYATLTAVRRLTREITAVVTVADDGGSSGRLRSELGMLPPGDLRMALAALADDTEGLWARTMQHRFGGTGALAGHSVGNLILAGLTEVLGDPVAALDEAARLLGCSGRVLPMSPTPLIIEADVSGLEADPRVSRCIRGQVAVATTPGKVRRVRLIPSDPPASPQATAAIARADVVVLGPGSWFTSVIPHVLVPELHDALVHTRARKILVLNLAAEPGETAGFSAERHLHVLSQHAPDFAVDQVVVDSGTVPEGREREHVARAAEQLRARVTFADVAEAGTDRHHPGKLAAALDQVIRQPRSDKSGLRVDGRHMGRQVQSASGGKERVSWR; encoded by the coding sequence ATGACCGATCGGAACGAGACCGCGGCGGACGATTCCGCCGGCGGGCCGGCCGTTGCCGCGCTCGGCGGCGGGCACGGGTTGTATGCCACGCTCACGGCCGTGCGCCGGCTGACCCGGGAGATCACCGCGGTGGTGACGGTCGCCGACGACGGCGGTTCCTCCGGCCGGCTGCGCTCCGAACTGGGCATGCTGCCGCCGGGCGATCTGCGGATGGCGCTGGCGGCGCTCGCCGACGACACCGAGGGGCTGTGGGCCCGGACGATGCAGCATCGCTTCGGCGGCACCGGCGCACTGGCCGGGCATTCGGTGGGCAACCTGATCCTGGCCGGACTGACCGAGGTGCTCGGCGATCCGGTGGCCGCGCTGGACGAGGCGGCCCGCCTGCTGGGCTGCTCCGGCCGGGTGCTGCCGATGTCGCCGACGCCGTTGATCATCGAGGCCGACGTATCCGGCCTGGAGGCCGATCCCCGGGTGAGCCGATGCATCCGCGGGCAGGTGGCGGTCGCGACCACGCCGGGCAAGGTGCGGCGGGTGCGGCTCATCCCGTCCGATCCGCCGGCCAGTCCGCAGGCCACCGCCGCGATCGCGCGGGCCGACGTAGTGGTGCTCGGCCCGGGCTCGTGGTTCACGAGTGTCATCCCGCATGTGCTGGTGCCCGAATTGCACGACGCGCTCGTGCACACTCGTGCCCGAAAGATCCTGGTACTCAACCTCGCCGCGGAACCGGGGGAGACAGCCGGATTCTCCGCCGAACGGCACTTGCATGTATTGTCCCAGCACGCACCGGATTTCGCGGTTGATCAGGTAGTGGTGGACTCCGGCACCGTACCGGAGGGTAGGGAACGCGAACATGTGGCAAGAGCTGCCGAACAGCTGCGTGCGCGAGTAACCTTTGCCGATGTCGCCGAGGCTGGGACAGACCGGCACCACCCCGGAAAGCTAGCCGCCGCACTGGATCAGGTGATTCGGCAACCCCGGTCGGACAAGTCAGGGCTTCGAGTCGATGGACGGCACATGGGCCGGCAAGTGCAGTCGGCGTCGGGTGGAAAGGAGCGGGTCTCGTGGCGATGA
- the pgk gene encoding phosphoglycerate kinase — translation MAVKTLQDLLAEGVEGRGVLVRSDLNVPLDQGAITDAGRIVASAPTIAALAEAGAKVIVTAHLGRPKGEPDPKLSLAPVAARLAEELGRNVQLAGDVVGQDALARSEGLTDGDVLLLENIRFDPRETSKDEAERAKLAAALVELVGDDGAFVSDGFGVVHRKQASVYDVAKLLPHYAGSLVAAEVEVLRKLTSDTERPYAVVLGGSKVSDKLAVIEALAPKVDTLVIGGGMCFTFLAAQGLPVGSSLLQAEMVETCKKLLDTFADVIHLPWDIVVADKFAADAESKVVSANEIPEGWAGLDIGPESVSRFGALLTQARTIFWNGPMGVFEFEKFAAGTRGVAEAIVKATAKGAFTVVGGGDSAAAVRTLGLPEDGFSHISTGGGASLEYLEGKELPGIAILED, via the coding sequence ATGGCGGTAAAGACACTGCAGGATCTGCTGGCCGAGGGTGTCGAGGGCCGGGGCGTACTGGTGCGCTCCGACCTGAACGTGCCGCTCGACCAGGGCGCGATCACGGACGCGGGCCGGATCGTGGCCTCCGCGCCGACCATCGCGGCACTGGCCGAGGCCGGTGCGAAGGTGATCGTCACGGCCCATCTGGGCCGCCCGAAGGGCGAGCCCGATCCGAAGCTGTCGCTGGCCCCGGTGGCCGCGCGGCTGGCGGAGGAACTGGGCCGCAACGTCCAGCTGGCCGGCGACGTGGTGGGTCAGGACGCGCTCGCGCGGTCCGAGGGCCTCACCGACGGCGACGTGCTGCTGCTGGAGAACATCCGCTTCGATCCGCGCGAGACCAGCAAGGACGAGGCCGAGCGGGCCAAGCTGGCGGCGGCGCTGGTCGAACTGGTCGGCGACGACGGCGCATTCGTGTCCGACGGCTTCGGTGTCGTGCACCGCAAGCAGGCGTCGGTGTACGACGTGGCGAAGCTGCTGCCGCACTACGCCGGCAGCCTGGTCGCGGCCGAGGTCGAGGTGCTGCGCAAGCTGACCAGCGACACCGAGCGGCCGTACGCGGTCGTGCTGGGCGGCTCGAAGGTGTCCGACAAGCTGGCCGTCATCGAGGCGCTCGCGCCGAAGGTCGACACGCTGGTGATCGGCGGCGGCATGTGCTTCACCTTCCTTGCCGCACAAGGACTTCCGGTCGGTTCCTCGCTGTTGCAGGCGGAGATGGTCGAGACCTGCAAGAAGCTGCTCGACACCTTCGCCGATGTCATCCACCTGCCGTGGGACATCGTGGTGGCGGACAAGTTCGCCGCCGACGCGGAGTCGAAGGTGGTGTCCGCCAACGAGATTCCGGAGGGCTGGGCGGGCCTGGACATCGGCCCGGAATCGGTGTCCCGGTTCGGGGCGCTGCTGACCCAGGCGCGGACGATCTTCTGGAACGGCCCGATGGGTGTGTTCGAGTTCGAGAAGTTCGCCGCCGGCACCCGGGGCGTGGCCGAGGCCATCGTGAAGGCCACCGCGAAGGGCGCCTTCACCGTGGTCGGCGGCGGCGATTCGGCCGCGGCGGTCCGTACCCTGGGCCTGCCCGAGGACGGCTTCTCGCACATCTCCACCGGTGGCGGCGCGTCACTGGAATATCTGGAGGGCAAGGAACTGCCCGGCATCGCGATTCTGGAGGACTGA
- a CDS encoding amidohydrolase family protein, translating into MSTELPFRYFDCDNHYYEALDAFTRYLEPEYRKRAMQWAQVDGKQRLLVGGRINKFIPNPTFDPVAAPGALDEYFRGRNPQGTDPKTLFGALEPIRPEYRDRDARLAVMDRQGMAAAIFLPTLGVGMEQALAGDRPALLAAFRAFNRWLAEDWGFAYRDRIFAAPYITLADPDNATRELAWALEHDARFVVMVSGPVTTAAGSRAPADPMFDEFWRLANDSGITVLYHGGETLYTKYLRDWGENDFTEAFRANTFRSLVSANPIHDTLASHLALGLFHRFPNLRIATIETGSEWVIHLFDKLTKSYGQVPQLYPEDPRETFKRHVWVSPYYEEELGALLNLLGADHILMGSDYPHVEGLAEPATYLKDLQNFDYTPAQCETVMKDNGWFLATRRPA; encoded by the coding sequence ATGAGCACCGAACTGCCGTTCCGCTACTTCGACTGCGACAACCACTACTACGAGGCGCTGGACGCGTTCACCCGCTACCTGGAGCCGGAGTATCGCAAGCGTGCCATGCAGTGGGCGCAGGTCGACGGGAAGCAGCGGCTGCTGGTCGGCGGCCGGATCAACAAGTTCATCCCGAATCCGACCTTCGATCCGGTTGCCGCGCCGGGGGCGCTCGACGAATACTTCCGTGGCCGCAATCCGCAGGGCACGGATCCGAAGACGTTGTTCGGCGCGCTGGAGCCGATCCGGCCGGAGTACCGCGACCGTGACGCCCGGCTCGCGGTGATGGACCGGCAGGGGATGGCGGCGGCGATCTTCCTGCCCACCCTCGGCGTCGGGATGGAACAGGCCCTGGCCGGCGATCGGCCCGCCCTGCTCGCCGCGTTCCGCGCGTTCAACCGCTGGCTGGCCGAGGACTGGGGATTCGCCTATCGGGACCGGATCTTCGCCGCGCCGTACATCACCCTCGCCGACCCGGACAACGCGACGCGGGAACTGGCCTGGGCGCTGGAGCACGACGCCCGGTTCGTGGTGATGGTGAGCGGCCCGGTCACCACCGCCGCGGGCTCCCGGGCCCCGGCGGATCCGATGTTCGACGAATTCTGGCGGCTGGCAAACGATTCCGGCATCACGGTGCTGTACCACGGCGGAGAGACGCTGTACACGAAGTACCTTCGCGACTGGGGTGAGAACGATTTCACGGAAGCCTTCCGCGCCAACACCTTCCGCAGCCTGGTCTCGGCGAATCCGATCCACGACACGCTCGCCAGCCATCTGGCGCTGGGACTGTTCCATCGCTTCCCCAATCTGCGCATCGCGACCATCGAAACCGGTTCGGAATGGGTGATCCACCTGTTCGACAAGCTCACCAAGTCGTACGGCCAAGTGCCGCAACTGTATCCGGAGGATCCGCGGGAGACGTTCAAGCGGCACGTCTGGGTCTCACCCTATTACGAGGAGGAACTCGGCGCGCTGCTGAACCTGCTGGGCGCCGATCACATCCTGATGGGCTCGGACTATCCGCACGTCGAGGGCCTGGCCGAACCGGCGACCTATCTGAAGGATCTGCAGAACTTCGACTACACCCCGGCCCAGTGCGAGACCGTGATGAAGGACAACGGCTGGTTCCTCGCGACCCGTCGACCGGCCTGA
- the whiA gene encoding DNA-binding protein WhiA, which translates to MAMTAEVKDELSRLSVSQVSSRKAELSALLRFAGGLHIVGGRVIVEAEVDMGSIARRLRREIFELYGYGSDVHVLGAGGLRKTSRYVVRVSKEGEALARQTGLLDVRGRPVRGLPAQVVGGSIADAEAAWRGAFLAHGSLTEPGRSSALEVSCPGPEAALALVGAARRLGISAKAREVRGTDRVVVRDGEAIGALLTRMGAQDTRLTWEERRMRREVRATANRLANFDDANLRRSARAAVAAAARVERALEILGDDVPDHLAAAGRLRVLHRQASLEELGQLAEPPMTKDAVAGRIRRLLSMADRRAKELGIPDTESAVTAELLEDA; encoded by the coding sequence GTGGCGATGACAGCCGAGGTGAAAGACGAGCTGAGCCGCCTCAGCGTGTCGCAGGTCAGTTCGCGCAAGGCCGAACTCTCGGCACTATTGCGCTTCGCCGGCGGCCTGCACATCGTCGGCGGCCGGGTGATCGTCGAAGCCGAGGTGGACATGGGTTCCATCGCGCGACGGCTGCGCCGGGAGATCTTCGAGCTGTACGGCTACGGCTCGGACGTGCACGTGCTGGGTGCGGGTGGTTTGCGCAAGACCTCCCGCTACGTGGTGCGGGTGTCCAAGGAGGGCGAGGCGCTGGCCCGCCAGACCGGACTGCTCGATGTGCGCGGCCGTCCCGTGCGCGGACTGCCCGCACAGGTCGTCGGCGGTAGCATCGCCGATGCCGAAGCGGCTTGGCGCGGTGCGTTTCTCGCGCACGGCTCGCTCACCGAACCGGGCCGGTCCTCGGCGCTCGAGGTCAGCTGCCCGGGTCCGGAGGCGGCGCTGGCGCTCGTGGGCGCGGCCCGGCGGCTGGGCATCTCGGCGAAGGCCCGCGAGGTGCGCGGCACCGATCGGGTGGTGGTGCGCGACGGTGAGGCCATCGGCGCGCTGCTGACCCGGATGGGCGCGCAGGACACCCGTCTGACCTGGGAAGAACGGCGGATGCGGCGCGAGGTGCGGGCCACCGCCAACCGGCTCGCCAATTTCGACGACGCGAATCTGCGGCGTTCGGCGCGGGCCGCGGTGGCCGCCGCCGCGCGGGTCGAGCGGGCGCTCGAGATCCTGGGCGACGACGTGCCCGACCATCTGGCCGCGGCCGGCCGCCTGCGCGTGCTGCACCGGCAGGCGTCGCTCGAGGAGCTGGGTCAGCTGGCCGAGCCGCCGATGACGAAGGACGCGGTGGCCGGGCGTATCCGCAGGCTGCTGTCCATGGCCGACCGGCGGGCCAAGGAACTCGGCATTCCCGATACCGAGTCGGCGGTGACCGCCGAGTTGCTGGAAGACGCCTGA
- the rapZ gene encoding RNase adapter RapZ, which translates to MTSVESSSSAVDRGSPAGRSQPAVNADRPVEVVIVTGLSGAGRGTAARVLEDLGWYVADNLPPDLIGRMVELGLSADPPIRKFALVMDVRSRFFTGDLSAVIEQLRAAGVRTRLLFLEASDDVLIRRFGFARRRHPLQSESADGTLSAGLAAERTRLASVKTAADVVIDTTALSVHQLHRKLEEVYGDGTPTALQLTIQSFGFKYGVPLDADMVFDVRFLPNPHWVPELRELTGQDAVVSEYVLSRPGADDYLRTCRHLIDLTTDGYRQEGKRYMTVAVGCTGGKHRSVALAEALGELLGAAGDAAPADVVRVVHRDLGRE; encoded by the coding sequence ATGACAAGCGTCGAATCGAGCAGCAGTGCCGTGGACCGCGGGTCCCCGGCGGGCCGGTCCCAACCGGCCGTGAATGCCGACCGGCCGGTCGAAGTGGTGATCGTGACCGGGCTGTCGGGCGCGGGGCGCGGTACCGCGGCCCGGGTCCTGGAGGATCTGGGCTGGTACGTCGCCGACAATCTGCCTCCGGACCTGATCGGCCGGATGGTCGAGCTGGGGTTGTCGGCCGATCCGCCCATCCGCAAGTTCGCCCTGGTGATGGATGTGCGCAGCCGCTTCTTCACCGGTGATCTGTCGGCGGTGATCGAACAACTACGGGCCGCCGGGGTGCGGACGCGGCTGTTGTTCCTGGAGGCCTCCGACGACGTCCTGATCCGCCGGTTCGGCTTCGCGCGGCGGCGGCATCCGTTGCAGAGCGAGAGCGCCGACGGCACGCTGTCGGCGGGCCTGGCCGCCGAGCGGACCAGGCTGGCGTCGGTGAAGACGGCCGCCGACGTGGTCATCGACACCACCGCGCTGTCGGTGCACCAGCTGCACCGCAAGCTCGAGGAGGTGTACGGCGACGGCACGCCGACCGCGTTGCAGCTCACAATCCAATCGTTCGGTTTCAAGTACGGAGTACCACTGGACGCCGACATGGTGTTTGATGTGCGTTTCCTGCCCAATCCGCATTGGGTACCGGAACTGCGTGAACTCACCGGACAGGACGCCGTGGTCAGTGAGTACGTGCTGTCCCGTCCGGGAGCCGACGACTATCTGCGGACCTGTCGTCATCTGATCGATCTGACGACCGACGGGTACCGCCAAGAGGGGAAGCGATACATGACCGTGGCAGTGGGCTGCACGGGCGGTAAGCACCGCAGCGTGGCGCTCGCGGAGGCGCTCGGTGAGTTGCTGGGTGCGGCGGGCGACGCCGCACCGGCCGACGTGGTGCGGGTGGTACATCGGGATCTGGGGCGCGAATGA
- the tpiA gene encoding triose-phosphate isomerase — protein MARKPLIAGNWKMNLNHLEAIALVQKIAFALPDKYFDKVDVTVIPPFTDIRSVQTLVEGDRLRITFGAQDVSVHNSGAYTGEISGPMLAKLGCTYVVVGHSERRQYHNEDDAIVLAKAKQVLKNGMTPIVCIGEGLGVREAQTHVAYNLEQLRGSLKGLSPEEVSKTVIAYEPVWAIGTGRVATPADAQEVCGALRKELTEMVGAPVAGGVRILYGGSVNAKNVGELVTRTDIDGALVGGASLKGDEFATLSAIAAGGPLP, from the coding sequence GTGGCACGTAAGCCCTTGATCGCCGGCAACTGGAAGATGAACCTCAATCACCTCGAGGCCATCGCGCTGGTGCAGAAGATCGCATTCGCGTTGCCGGACAAGTATTTCGACAAGGTGGACGTCACGGTGATCCCGCCGTTCACCGATATCCGCAGCGTGCAGACGCTGGTGGAGGGCGATCGCCTGCGCATCACCTTCGGCGCGCAGGACGTGTCGGTGCACAATTCCGGCGCCTACACCGGTGAGATCAGCGGTCCCATGCTGGCGAAGCTCGGCTGCACCTACGTGGTGGTCGGTCACTCGGAGCGCCGCCAGTACCACAACGAGGACGATGCGATCGTGCTCGCCAAGGCCAAGCAGGTGCTGAAGAACGGGATGACCCCCATCGTCTGCATCGGTGAGGGCCTCGGTGTCCGGGAGGCGCAGACCCACGTCGCCTACAACCTGGAACAGTTGCGCGGCTCCCTGAAGGGCCTGAGTCCGGAGGAGGTGTCGAAGACCGTGATCGCCTACGAGCCGGTCTGGGCGATCGGCACCGGCCGGGTGGCGACCCCCGCCGACGCGCAGGAGGTGTGCGGCGCGCTGCGCAAGGAGCTCACCGAAATGGTCGGCGCGCCGGTGGCCGGGGGTGTCCGCATCCTCTACGGCGGCTCGGTGAACGCGAAGAACGTCGGCGAATTGGTCACCCGGACCGATATCGACGGCGCGCTCGTCGGTGGCGCCTCGCTGAAGGGCGACGAGTTCGCCACCCTCTCGGCGATCGCCGCGGGCGGCCCGCTGCCCTGA